One part of the Dermacentor silvarum isolate Dsil-2018 chromosome 6, BIME_Dsil_1.4, whole genome shotgun sequence genome encodes these proteins:
- the LOC119457039 gene encoding acetylcholinesterase yields the protein MGPISYRMLVLFSVHIFQLCCVDARERPVVKTNYGVVEGIRMNAGSEKVDSFLGIPYATPPVGELRFERPLPAKPWKGKYNASRKPTPCMQSDFPIYQDIVLDYTHSSEDCLYYNIWRPTRSCPNDTETCNAKLPVMVFIHGGGFQFGDSSLFVYDLSNLAVSANIITVSFNYRLNFFGFLTTETADLPGNMGMWDQVLFLKWINENIAHFGGDPSEVTVAGHSAGGVSAGLLAASPTTKGLIKRIIMQSGTPLTLLAGSTYYSPDKFYDVSRTLGCHNGEAKKKDLDLPKTIKCLKKLNARKIIRALLRLNLGQRIFSPQEGDDFFPYDPLAIDTWKNIHVKEVFTGSNLNEGTGFLHYVLKYHHDLKDNLKVDYRATITAMLSLFADVPLVTGKKMTKAYFGGYEVKHNDQEVILLLSEMMGDIVFKCPTHLFAELTALQGLPSYRYLFAYRPTYSIFPKYFGVVHSEELPFALGSLIFSTDPTRASIATDSLPRGFLGRSYTTNETEFMRQLMGMWGSFVSTGKPSIPLRDDEWPSYTKTRQDILELMPFNYTIKLDKSQDKCELYRPFMIRKGAGKKPPLRIASPGNAASSGKPIPPAVASGANRKANNVATPLAACCLMIAVRHLFATMF from the exons ATGGGGCCGATCTCCTACCGAATGTTGGTGCTTTTCTCTGTGCATATCTTTCAACTCTGCTGCGTCGATGCCCGTGAACGTCCTGTGGTCAAAACTAATTACGGAGTCGTCGAAGGCATTCGAATGAATGCGGGTAGCGAAAAAGTGGACTCTTTCCTCGGCATTCCGTACGCCACGCCACCAGTGGGTGAGCTGCGCTTCGAAAGGCCGCTACCAGCCAAGCCCTGGAAAGGCAAGTACAACGCAAGCAGGAAGCCCACACCATGCATGCAGAGTGACTTTCCAATCTACCAGGACATTGTGCTCGACTACACGCATTCCAGCGAGGACTGTCTATATTACAACATTTGGCGACCAACGCGTAGCTGTCCCAACGACACAGAAACGTGCAACGCCAAGCTTCCTGTCATGGTGTTCATACATGGTGGCGGGTTCCAGTTCGGGGACTCCTCGCTATTTGTTTATGACCTCAGCAATTTGGCTGTGAGCGCCAACATCATAACAGTGAGTTTTAACTACAGACTCAATTTCTTCGGCTTCCTGACGACGGAAACGGCCGACCTGCCTGGAAATATGGGCATGTGGGATCAAGTGCTTTTTCTCAAATGGATCAACGAGAACATCGCTCATTTTGGTGGCGACCCTAGTGAGGTCACGGTGGCGGGTCACAGTGCGGGGGGCGTCTCCGCCGGACTACTGGCTGCGTCGCCGACGACCAAAGGGCTCATCAAGCGAATCATTATGCAGAGTGGAACGCCTCTTACACTTCTTGCTGGATCAACTTACTATAGTCCTGACAAGTTCTATGACGTATCACGCACTCTCGGCTGTCATAACGGCGAGGCAAAGAAGAAGGACCTGGACCTTCCTAAGACGATAAAGTGCCTGAAGAAGCTGAATGCCCGCAAAATAATCCGGGCGCTGCTCCGTTTGAATTTGGGACAGCGTATCTTCTCGCCGCAGGAAGGCGATGACTTCTTCCCGTACGACCCGCTAGCGATCGACACGTGGAAGAATATCCACGTCAAGGAAGTGTTCACCGGCAGCAACCTGAACGAAGGCACGGGTTTCCTGCACTACGTTCTGAAGTACCACCATGACCTCAAGGACAATCTTAAGGTGGATTATCGGGCGACCATTACGGCCATGTTGTCGCTCTTCGCCGACGTGCCACTGGTTACGGGAAAGAAGATGACAAAGGCCTACTTCGGTGGTTACGAGGTGAAGCACAACGACCAGGAAGTCATACTGCTCCTCTCCGAAATGATGGGCGACATCGTCTTCAAGTGCCCGACGCACCTCTTCGCTGAGCTCACGGCGCTTCAAGGACTACCTTCATACAG GTACTTGTTTGCCTACCGGCCGACCTACAGCATATTCCCAAAATATTTCGGCGTGGTGCACTCGGAAGAACTGCCCTTTGCTTTGGGAAGTTTGATCTTTTCTACCGATCCAACAAGAGCCAGCATCGCTACAGACAGCCTTCCCAGGGGCTTTCTGGGAAGGAGTTACACCACCAATGAGACGGAATTTATGCGACAACTGATGGGAATGTGGGGATCGTTCGTGTCTACAGG AAAACCATCGATACCCCTTAGAGACGACGAGTGGCCAAGCTATACGAAGACAAGACAAGACATCCTTGAGCTCATGCCCTTCAACTACACCATAAAGCTTGACAAGTCGCAGGACAAATGCGAACTCTACAGGCCTTTCATGATCAG GAAAGGCGCTGGAAAGAAGCCTCCTCTCAGGATTGCTTCTCCTGGAAATGCCGCCTCGAGCGGCAAACCCATCCCTCCAGCCGTGGCGAGTGGTGCGAACCGCAAGGCCAACAACGTTGCTACGCCACTGGCAGCATGCTGCCTGATGATAGCCGTGCGTCACCTGTTTGCAACGATGTTCTAA